In Leptospira bouyouniensis, the sequence TGTCATCATACGTTATCTTGAAGAAAAACATATGTTTTCAAATCCTTTGTTCCCAACCGATTTAAAACAAAGGGCAATCCTTGGTCAAATGTTGAACCGATGTGAATCTGAGTTTTGTTTTCCAGGAAGTGTAATTTATTTTTCTAAAAAATTTGTACCGGAAGAAAAATGGGAACCCAAACGAATGAAAGATTCTGCCAAAAGGATTGGTAGGCATTTTGAAATACTGGATGGTATTTTAAATGTGAACCAATATCTATTTTCCAATCAGTTTGGATTATTAGAGATTTTATATGCCCCGTTTATCGAACATTTTGCAATGATGGATACTAAGGTTCCGCAAGCAGTAGAAGATTGGATCCATCGAGTTTTGGAAGAACCATCCGTGAAATTTGTGTTAAAAGGTTAAATTTTCAAAATCTTTTGTTCTAAAGTGTTAGAAAGGTATTTTGTAAGTGGTTTGAAAACTCGCGCCAATTTGATTGCCATTCGAAAGAACCATTCGGACCAACACGATTGGTCACAACCAAATAGGCAGTGATAGGAATCTTAAAAAGATTCGCCACTTTTGCGAGTCCAAATAATTCCAAGTTTTCTATGGCAAATTCTTTCCAACTTGATTCGGGTGGGTCATTCAGTTCATGGAGTGTGATACAAGTTGGTGCATTACATACTCCATTGGGAAAATTAGGGTCATTTTGTAATGAGTAAAAAAGTGGATCCATTGGAAGTTGTTTGGCAAATCCAAGTGATGCTGCAATTTCTTTTGCATATACGGCATCAGGTGAAACAATATCCTTTATTTGGAACTGGCTCCATGGGTAAACTCCACAAGAACCTAAAAACACAATCTGTTTAATGTTTGGATTTTGAGTTAGATAATCGAAAACTTGTACCGCTTGTTCCAAATTCCCAATTCCCATTGCTTTCACGTTTGGAAAATTTGAGTTGTCTCTGAGGAGATCGATTTCTCCATCAAAGGCACAAGTAACGAGCGTTAATTCTGAATTAAAGGTTAACAAGACCTAAGGTTTCCGGGTATCCAAACATCAAATTGAGATTTTGTAATGCTTGGCCTGCGGCTCCTTTGACTAAATTATCAAGTGCAGAAACAAGAACGAGTGTATTCCCTTTCGTTTTAAATCCAAGATCTAAGAAATTGGTGTTTTGAATTTTTTTTAACTCAATTTCTTCTGGTGATTTATAGAGTCGAAGGAAAGGTTCTTTATCGGCCACAGATTGGAGTTTTTCTTGGATTTGGTTTGAATCGATAGGTTTGTCAAATGTAATGTAAATTGTTGATAGAATTCCTCGGTAAACAGGAAGTAGGTGAGGTGTGAAGTATATCTCTTTTGGATCGGAACCAACAAATGCATATTCTTCTATTTCAGGTTCATGTTGGTGGCTTAGAATTTTATAGGCTCTAAAGTTTTCATAAACATGTGTATAAGCAAATTTGATTTCTTCTGTCCTTCCGCCAGCCCCGCTCACTCCAGACTTTGCATCCACTATGACAGGTCCTTGTATATTTTTTCTTAGATTTCCGAGGATGGCGATGGGTAAAATGGCAGATGTAGCATAACATCCTGGGTTAGAGACAAAGTTTGCGTTCTTTATTTTTTCGCGAAATAATTCAGGTAATCCAAATTCAACCTTTTCCATCAAATCAAACTTTGAATGATTGAATTGGTAAGCTTTTTCAAATTTAGTTTTATCGTGCAAACGAAATGTTCCGGACAAATCGATGACTTTTTTCCCTTCGTTTAAATAATAGGGGGCTTTTTCTAACGATACTTCATTCGGTGTAGCAAGGACAATGTGTGCATCCTCTGGAACCGGAGAGTCGTGTTTTTGGAATACCAAATCGGGCACATGGCTTAACTCAGGGAAAACCTCTCGGATGTGTTTCCCATCAACTTGGTTGGATGTGATATGAACGAGTTGAAAATGAGGGTGGTGGGCCAGTAAACTTGTCAGTTCTTTCCCAGTAAGACCACCTGCACCGATGATTGCAATTTTGCTTTGTTTCATAAAGGAACCCAGGTCAAGAATTTTGGATTGGATTGGGATGTCAAACGGCTCTGCAAGAGAAATGCTTGATTTTCTGATTGCAATCAATCTAATGATTGCACTCGAGTTATGGAGACCTCTTCCTTTTTGTTATCCCAATTTGCGAACCAAATGAAATCGAAGGGACTTTTGATTTTGATTTCGATTCGGTTTGTGATTGGTTGGATTGCAGTCATTGCCACATTACTAAATTTGGGAAAACCACCGTTTTACATTGCTCTGTTGGTTTCGGTTTACTTTCTTAGTACCTCATTTTTTGGAAAACGAATCATCCAAAAAGAATATCCAAATAAACATTCTAATCCAACGATTATGTTTTTTTTGGTTGTTGATTACTTTGTTTTACTATTTGCTTTTTACCTCACAATTATTGCTCATCCAATAGGGTTAAAATCCCTCCCGATTCAAAATTCAATTTTTTTCTCGCTGTTTTTTTATTCCAACTTTACATTTCTTTTTTTTTACACAGAACATTTTCTACCTTAATGGGAATCGTTGTGATCATAGGTTACATAGGAGGAATTTTTATCGCAAAAATGGAAGGTGTTCAGATTGAATTTGGATACCAACTAACTCCCCAAGGTCCGAATCGAGTCGTTGTTGTATTAGAGATTTTGAAAGTAATTCTTCTTGTATCAAAGACGGTTTGTATTGTAAAACTTGTTTCTTTTTTGTTAGATATCTTAGAAAACAATCATCAGAAATTGTCAGAAGAACTGAACCAAAGAGAAACAAGTTTGATTCAAAATGATAGGATTGTAACACTAGGTTCGCTTGCATCCAATGTTGCACACGAAATTAAAAACCCACTGGCTGGGATAAAATCAATGGTTTCTTACCTTTTATCTGAAGAAAAAAATTATCTATCCAATGTAGAACCACTTTGGTATGAAAAGGAAAAAAGAATTTTATGGAAACATCGAACTAAAAAAGAAAAAAGAGAGGAGATGGATATGATATTACAATTGTTTCCATTCCTGGAGAGAAAAGATCTCTTTTATTTTGCAGATCGGTGTATTGAACTTGGAATTGATTATCGAAGTTTTGAAGAGATCTCATCTGATGATAAGGATGCATGGCATTTTATTTTTTTGTGGCTAAAATACAAAACAATGGAGAATGCCAATTTACTCATAGCCAATGCAATTGACCGTACTGAAAAAGTTATCTCCACATTCCAACAATTTTCAAAACCATTTAACTCTAAAGAAAAAGAATATGTGCGAATTGGTGAAGGGGTACGAGATATTCTAATCCTTTATAACCAATATTGGGAAATGAATCGAATCCTAATCACGGAGATTGATGATCAACTTAAAACGTATGTTAATGAATCTGCCATGAAGTTGGTTTGGTCACATTTGATTTTTAATTCTATACAAGCTACTCAGTCGAAAACGGGGGAAATCAAAGTGATAGTAAAAATGAATGATGCCAACTCAATTGAAATCAGAGTCATCGATAATGGAGTGGGAATTCCAAAAGACTTACATAAAAATATATTCCAACCTTTTTTTACAACAAAAGAGAAAGGAGAAGGCATTGGTCTTGGTTTATCCATTTGTAAATCCATTGTCACCGAACAAGGTGGCTCGATTTCCTTTCGTTCTGAACCAGGAAAATCGGAATTCATTGTCACACTTCCAATCATTGAAAAGAATCCAGAAAATGAGGTTTAAGTAATGAATTTAGTAAAAGTAAAAATAATAGTTTTAGTGTTTGTGGTGATGGGAATACTTGATTGCCAAAAAGAATTAATCAATTATGAAGCAGAAGCAATTTCT encodes:
- the argC gene encoding N-acetyl-gamma-glutamyl-phosphate reductase encodes the protein MKQSKIAIIGAGGLTGKELTSLLAHHPHFQLVHITSNQVDGKHIREVFPELSHVPDLVFQKHDSPVPEDAHIVLATPNEVSLEKAPYYLNEGKKVIDLSGTFRLHDKTKFEKAYQFNHSKFDLMEKVEFGLPELFREKIKNANFVSNPGCYATSAILPIAILGNLRKNIQGPVIVDAKSGVSGAGGRTEEIKFAYTHVYENFRAYKILSHQHEPEIEEYAFVGSDPKEIYFTPHLLPVYRGILSTIYITFDKPIDSNQIQEKLQSVADKEPFLRLYKSPEEIELKKIQNTNFLDLGFKTKGNTLVLVSALDNLVKGAAGQALQNLNLMFGYPETLGLVNL
- a CDS encoding glutathione S-transferase family protein, giving the protein MYGLYSHPNSTYSKRVHIYLKYRNLEYETIHVALDKLENRKKPFLAINPYGKVPVLKDGDFLLAESSVIIRYLEEKHMFSNPLFPTDLKQRAILGQMLNRCESEFCFPGSVIYFSKKFVPEEKWEPKRMKDSAKRIGRHFEILDGILNVNQYLFSNQFGLLEILYAPFIEHFAMMDTKVPQAVEDWIHRVLEEPSVKFVLKG
- a CDS encoding sensor histidine kinase; the protein is MIIGYIGGIFIAKMEGVQIEFGYQLTPQGPNRVVVVLEILKVILLVSKTVCIVKLVSFLLDILENNHQKLSEELNQRETSLIQNDRIVTLGSLASNVAHEIKNPLAGIKSMVSYLLSEEKNYLSNVEPLWYEKEKRILWKHRTKKEKREEMDMILQLFPFLERKDLFYFADRCIELGIDYRSFEEISSDDKDAWHFIFLWLKYKTMENANLLIANAIDRTEKVISTFQQFSKPFNSKEKEYVRIGEGVRDILILYNQYWEMNRILITEIDDQLKTYVNESAMKLVWSHLIFNSIQATQSKTGEIKVIVKMNDANSIEIRVIDNGVGIPKDLHKNIFQPFFTTKEKGEGIGLGLSICKSIVTEQGGSISFRSEPGKSEFIVTLPIIEKNPENEV
- a CDS encoding phosphorylase; the encoded protein is MLTFNSELTLVTCAFDGEIDLLRDNSNFPNVKAMGIGNLEQAVQVFDYLTQNPNIKQIVFLGSCGVYPWSQFQIKDIVSPDAVYAKEIAASLGFAKQLPMDPLFYSLQNDPNFPNGVCNAPTCITLHELNDPPESSWKEFAIENLELFGLAKVANLFKIPITAYLVVTNRVGPNGSFEWQSNWREFSNHLQNTFLTL